In one Aromatoleum aromaticum EbN1 genomic region, the following are encoded:
- a CDS encoding potassium channel family protein produces the protein MARLFTEQFAFSKGDSVVVIGLGRFGGAVANSLMQLGHDVMGIDRDAEPVHEWADLLTHAVQADSTNAMTMRQLGVADFAHAIVGIGGDLAASLMTVMALTELEIPDIWVKAMTPQHGKIAERIGAHHIVYPEADMGERVAHLISGRMMDYIEFEDGFAIAKIHAPAATHDLTLAASAVREKFGVTVVGIKRAHEDFQHGKPNSIVRPGDLLIVSGPTKKVEAFAASGRRR, from the coding sequence TTGGCTAGGCTATTTACAGAGCAGTTCGCCTTTTCGAAGGGCGACAGTGTGGTCGTGATCGGCCTGGGCCGCTTCGGCGGGGCCGTCGCCAACTCCCTGATGCAACTGGGTCACGACGTGATGGGGATCGACCGCGATGCGGAGCCGGTTCACGAGTGGGCCGATCTGCTCACCCATGCGGTGCAGGCCGATTCGACCAACGCGATGACTATGCGCCAACTCGGCGTGGCCGATTTCGCGCACGCCATCGTGGGTATCGGCGGCGACCTCGCAGCCAGTCTGATGACGGTAATGGCGCTGACCGAACTGGAGATTCCCGACATCTGGGTCAAAGCCATGACGCCCCAGCACGGCAAGATCGCCGAGCGTATCGGCGCGCACCACATCGTCTATCCGGAAGCCGACATGGGCGAGCGCGTCGCCCATCTGATCAGCGGGCGGATGATGGACTATATTGAGTTCGAAGATGGCTTCGCAATCGCGAAGATCCACGCGCCCGCCGCCACCCACGACCTCACGCTCGCCGCGTCGGCCGTGCGCGAGAAGTTCGGTGTCACGGTCGTCGGCATCAAGCGTGCCCATGAAGATTTCCAGCACGGAAAGCCGAACAGTATCGTGCGCCCGGGTGATCTGTTGATCGTTTCCGGCCCCACCAAGAAGGTCGAGGCTTTTGCGGCCAGCGGCCGCCGCCGTTAG